A single genomic interval of Pseudomonas sp. FeN3W harbors:
- a CDS encoding HDOD domain-containing protein, which yields MSISAQVSFVLVAYNEPWRADQLCQLVRELRPGMRVQPAADGHAALELCKRQVPSLLIVDGELDGLDGRQLLRELRRHGPTQRLPCVLISARTDTASVRTVLPLAPAAYLGKPYDLDDLRQRLDRLLPRSAGRAGMTTPAPADNVDRFLERMRPYNRGAPLQEAVLVALQRLQGGDQDFAELEELLSRDPQVTARLISVASSGAQQATPCLSLGEAQRRLGAARSLQLVTELALQHNARLVEPRLAELGAQLGAQALRTARLADWLAGQLKLDRELCFSAGLLRNIGELALLRSLQDWLDSGGELDEADLQRCLRERAAGFGSALRAQWALPLELRQVITAYYALGAGALSREALVLNLTRLLIELPEDTEPASLASKRTVRLLRIDPDLLARAPRHAVSG from the coding sequence GTGAGCATCTCCGCCCAAGTTTCCTTCGTTCTGGTTGCCTACAACGAACCCTGGCGCGCGGATCAGCTTTGTCAGCTGGTGCGCGAACTGCGCCCCGGTATGCGTGTGCAGCCAGCGGCAGACGGGCATGCCGCGCTGGAACTGTGCAAGCGTCAGGTGCCCAGCCTGCTGATCGTCGATGGTGAACTGGATGGCCTCGATGGCCGCCAGCTGCTGCGCGAACTGCGGCGCCACGGTCCGACCCAGCGCCTGCCCTGCGTGCTGATCAGCGCACGCACCGATACCGCCAGCGTACGCACCGTGCTGCCGCTGGCACCCGCCGCCTACCTGGGCAAACCCTACGATCTCGACGACCTGCGCCAGCGCCTGGACCGGTTGCTGCCACGCTCGGCCGGCCGTGCAGGGATGACGACGCCTGCTCCGGCAGACAACGTGGATCGCTTTCTCGAGCGCATGCGCCCCTATAACCGCGGCGCGCCGCTGCAGGAGGCTGTGCTGGTGGCCCTGCAGCGCCTGCAGGGCGGCGATCAGGATTTCGCCGAGCTCGAAGAGCTGTTGTCCCGCGACCCGCAGGTGACTGCACGACTGATCAGCGTCGCCAGCAGCGGTGCGCAACAGGCCACGCCTTGCCTGAGCCTGGGCGAGGCACAGCGTCGACTCGGTGCTGCGCGCAGCCTACAGCTGGTGACCGAACTGGCACTGCAGCACAACGCCCGGCTGGTCGAGCCACGTCTTGCCGAACTGGGCGCGCAGCTCGGCGCGCAGGCGCTGCGCACCGCACGTCTGGCTGACTGGCTGGCAGGGCAGTTGAAGCTGGACAGAGAGCTCTGCTTTAGCGCCGGCCTGCTACGGAACATCGGTGAATTGGCGCTGTTGCGCAGCCTGCAGGACTGGCTCGACAGTGGTGGCGAGCTGGATGAAGCGGATCTGCAGCGCTGCCTGCGCGAGCGCGCGGCCGGCTTCGGCTCGGCGCTACGGGCACAGTGGGCGCTGCCGCTGGAGCTGCGCCAGGTGATTACGGCCTACTATGCCCTGGGCGCCGGCGCACTCAGCCGCGAAGCGCTGGTGCTCAACCTGACGCGGCTGCTGATCGAGCTGCCGGAAGACACCGAGCCCGCCTCCCTGGCCAGCAAACGAACGGTGCGTTTGCTACGTATCGACCCCGACCTGTTGGCCCGCGCCCCGCGGCATGCCGTTTCCGGCTGA
- the gabD gene encoding NADP-dependent succinate-semialdehyde dehydrogenase — MQLKDTALFRQQAYIDGAWVDADSGQTISVNNPATGETLGTVPKMGAAETRRAVDAAERALPTWRDLTAKERSQKLRRWFELLMENQDDLGRLMTLEQGKPLAEAKGEIAYAASFIEWFAEEAKRIYGDTIPGHQKDKRIIVIKQPIGVTAAITPWNFPAAMITRKAGPALAAGCTMVIKPASQTPFSALAMVELAERAGIPKGVLSVVTGSAGDIGSELTANPKVRKISFTGSTEVGAKLMEQCAPGIKKVSLELGGNAPFIVFDDADLDEAVKGAVQSKYRNAGQTCVCVNRIYVQDGVYDAFAEKFQAAVAKLRVGNGLEEGSDLGPLIDDRAAAKVREHIEDAVAQGARLVAGGQADALGGSYFEPTVLVDVPDSAKVAKEETFGPLAPLFRFKDEAEAIAKANDTEFGLASYFYARDLGRVFRVAEALEYGMVGINTGLISTEVAPFGGVKSSGLGREGSKYGIEDYLEIKYLCMGI; from the coding sequence ATGCAACTCAAAGACACCGCTCTGTTCCGTCAGCAGGCCTATATCGATGGCGCCTGGGTCGATGCCGACAGCGGCCAGACCATCAGCGTGAACAACCCGGCCACCGGCGAGACGCTCGGCACGGTGCCGAAGATGGGCGCCGCGGAAACCCGCCGCGCCGTCGATGCTGCCGAGCGTGCACTGCCGACGTGGCGTGATCTGACCGCCAAGGAGCGTTCGCAGAAGCTGCGCCGCTGGTTCGAGCTTTTGATGGAGAACCAGGACGACCTCGGCCGGCTGATGACCCTCGAGCAGGGCAAGCCGCTGGCCGAGGCCAAGGGCGAGATCGCCTACGCTGCCTCCTTCATCGAATGGTTCGCCGAGGAAGCCAAGCGCATCTACGGCGACACCATTCCCGGCCACCAGAAAGACAAGCGCATCATCGTCATCAAGCAGCCGATCGGCGTGACCGCGGCGATCACGCCGTGGAATTTCCCGGCAGCGATGATCACCCGCAAGGCCGGCCCGGCACTGGCGGCCGGCTGCACCATGGTGATCAAGCCCGCATCGCAGACGCCGTTCTCGGCCTTGGCGATGGTCGAACTGGCCGAACGTGCCGGCATTCCCAAGGGCGTGCTCAGCGTGGTCACCGGCTCGGCCGGCGACATCGGTAGCGAGCTGACCGCCAACCCCAAGGTGCGCAAGATTTCCTTCACCGGCTCCACCGAAGTGGGCGCCAAGCTGATGGAGCAGTGCGCGCCGGGGATCAAGAAGGTCTCGCTGGAGCTCGGCGGCAACGCGCCGTTCATCGTCTTCGACGACGCCGACCTGGACGAGGCGGTGAAGGGCGCCGTGCAGTCCAAGTACCGCAATGCCGGGCAGACCTGCGTCTGCGTCAACCGCATTTATGTGCAGGATGGCGTGTACGACGCCTTCGCCGAGAAGTTTCAGGCGGCTGTGGCCAAGCTGCGGGTCGGCAATGGCCTGGAGGAGGGTTCCGACCTCGGCCCGCTGATCGACGATCGCGCGGCCGCCAAGGTCCGCGAGCATATCGAGGATGCTGTCGCCCAGGGTGCGCGGCTGGTGGCGGGCGGCCAGGCTGATGCATTGGGCGGCAGCTATTTCGAGCCGACCGTGCTGGTGGATGTGCCGGACAGCGCCAAGGTGGCCAAGGAAGAAACCTTCGGCCCGCTGGCACCGCTGTTCCGCTTCAAGGACGAGGCCGAGGCGATCGCCAAGGCCAACGACACCGAGTTCGGTCTGGCCTCCTACTTTTATGCGCGCGATCTGGGCCGGGTGTTCCGCGTCGCCGAGGCGCTGGAGTACGGCATGGTGGGCATCAATACCGGGCTGATCTCCACCGAAGTGGCGCCTTTCGGCGGGGTGAAGTCCTCCGGCCTTGGCCGCGAGGGCTCCAAGTACGGCATCGAGGATTACCTGGAGATCAAGTATCTCTGCATGGGCATCTGA
- a CDS encoding cytochrome c encodes MTGAVAAVLLVSTAAQAQMKPEEMVETRQAGYQFMSWNMGKIKAQVVDGKEPYDQAKVAAAANAIAAIANSGMGSLYSPDTTTEQLGKATRLKPEFFQNLDEAGQIGRNFTAAANQLAKVAAEGDQAAIKKAFGDVGGSCKSCHDKFRAD; translated from the coding sequence ATGACAGGCGCCGTGGCCGCCGTCCTGCTGGTCAGCACTGCCGCCCAGGCGCAGATGAAACCGGAAGAGATGGTCGAAACCCGCCAGGCCGGCTACCAGTTCATGTCGTGGAACATGGGCAAGATCAAGGCCCAGGTAGTCGACGGCAAGGAGCCCTACGATCAGGCCAAGGTGGCTGCCGCCGCCAATGCCATCGCAGCCATCGCCAACTCCGGCATGGGCAGCCTGTACAGCCCGGATACCACCACCGAGCAGCTGGGCAAGGCGACCCGCCTGAAGCCTGAGTTCTTCCAGAACCTCGATGAGGCCGGGCAGATCGGCCGCAACTTCACTGCCGCCGCCAACCAGCTCGCCAAGGTCGCGGCAGAAGGCGATCAGGCCGCCATCAAGAAAGCCTTCGGTGATGTCGGTGGTAGCTGCAAGTCCTGCCACGACAAGTTCCGCGCCGACTGA
- a CDS encoding cytochrome b/b6 domain-containing protein, whose amino-acid sequence MEMSGHIKLWDAPLRLFHWLFAGTVVAAVVTGWVGGSLMLWHGRLGLLVLGLLVFRLVWGFVGSTYARWSRIFAATVGVKDYLQGNWREAGHNPLGAFSVLAMLLLVGFQVTSGLMATDDIAFQGPLYALVSSETGSALSGLHRQAKWLLLVLIGMHVAAIVYYTLVMRRPLVRAMIAGRTRREHPTQQDARGGSLLAAVLAIALGAVCVWGVQAVGDWLEPEPAAVAPSLDW is encoded by the coding sequence ATGGAGATGTCGGGCCATATCAAACTCTGGGATGCGCCGCTGCGGCTGTTTCACTGGTTATTCGCCGGGACGGTGGTCGCAGCCGTCGTCACGGGCTGGGTGGGCGGCAGCCTGATGCTGTGGCATGGCCGGCTCGGTCTGCTGGTGCTGGGGCTGCTGGTATTCCGTCTGGTGTGGGGCTTCGTCGGTTCGACCTACGCGCGCTGGTCGCGGATCTTCGCGGCAACCGTCGGGGTGAAGGATTATCTGCAGGGCAACTGGCGCGAAGCCGGGCACAATCCGCTCGGTGCGTTTTCGGTGCTGGCCATGCTCCTGCTGGTGGGCTTTCAGGTGACCAGCGGCTTGATGGCAACCGATGACATCGCCTTTCAGGGCCCGCTTTATGCGCTGGTCAGCAGCGAAACCGGCAGCGCGCTGAGCGGGCTGCATCGGCAGGCGAAATGGTTGCTGCTGGTGCTGATCGGCATGCATGTCGCGGCCATCGTCTATTACACGCTGGTGATGCGTCGGCCGCTGGTGCGGGCGATGATTGCGGGAAGAACTCGGCGTGAGCATCCGACCCAGCAGGATGCCCGCGGTGGTTCGCTGCTCGCGGCGGTGCTGGCGATTGCGCTGGGCGCCGTTTGCGTATGGGGCGTACAAGCGGTGGGGGATTGGCTGGAGCCGGAACCCGCAGCGGTCGCACCGAGTCTGGACTGGTGA
- a CDS encoding type VI secretion protein produces the protein MPVRYYALVSLFAAALLTGCTGNYKFNDDHYRPLGDPQALNRGQ, from the coding sequence GTGCCCGTGCGCTATTACGCCCTCGTTTCGCTCTTCGCCGCAGCCCTGCTCACCGGCTGCACCGGCAACTACAAATTCAACGATGACCACTATCGTCCGCTGGGCGACCCGCAGGCTTTGAATCGCGGCCAGTGA
- the tagH gene encoding type VI secretion system-associated FHA domain protein TagH, with the protein MELVFDMVGAQQFVPGLLTTKTFKQAGGVIGRAEGCDWVIPDRKRVLSGRHAVISYRDGAFFLTDTSSNGVQLKDSGASLVKGQPQRVEHGSVYCLGDFEIRARLIQDPALFEGDIGRPQPAGSIIPDDAFLDLDPLVAMDQQERVYAEVDDLDLALVAPQRQAQQRDYARIDMESLPLPELVMPKAAPEAKREAEPERLPQGFWTRFGEALGIELDELDEEQRQALALNAARLLKQSVGGLQQSLRTRSELKNELRLALTTVQSSGNNPLKHSTDSGEALSALLRGGKPGQLSAEQAIGRAFRDLQAHQVALLAASRAAVHAMFEQLAPEQLALRFEREGRKPLIATSGSRWRAYRRLHQSLGQDADWSERLFARDFAKTYEEQVRLIATLDSTHQG; encoded by the coding sequence ATGGAACTGGTCTTCGATATGGTGGGTGCCCAGCAATTCGTGCCGGGTCTGCTGACCACCAAAACCTTCAAGCAGGCCGGCGGCGTGATCGGCCGGGCCGAAGGCTGCGACTGGGTGATCCCGGATCGCAAGCGCGTACTCTCCGGGCGTCATGCGGTAATCAGCTATCGCGACGGCGCCTTCTTCCTCACCGACACCAGCAGCAATGGCGTCCAGCTCAAGGATAGCGGCGCCAGCCTGGTCAAGGGCCAGCCGCAGCGAGTCGAGCACGGCAGCGTCTACTGCCTCGGCGACTTCGAGATTCGCGCACGGCTGATCCAGGACCCGGCGCTGTTCGAAGGTGACATCGGTCGCCCACAGCCGGCCGGCAGCATCATCCCCGACGACGCGTTTCTCGACCTCGATCCGCTGGTCGCCATGGATCAGCAGGAGCGCGTCTATGCCGAGGTCGACGACCTCGACCTCGCCCTGGTTGCGCCGCAACGCCAGGCGCAACAGCGCGACTACGCGCGCATCGACATGGAAAGCCTTCCGTTGCCGGAGCTGGTCATGCCAAAGGCCGCGCCGGAAGCCAAGCGCGAAGCCGAGCCCGAACGACTGCCGCAGGGATTCTGGACCCGTTTCGGCGAGGCGCTGGGTATCGAACTCGATGAGCTCGACGAGGAGCAGCGCCAGGCGCTGGCGCTGAACGCCGCTCGCCTGCTCAAGCAGAGCGTCGGCGGCCTGCAGCAGAGCCTGCGCACCCGCAGCGAGCTGAAGAACGAGCTGCGCCTGGCCCTGACTACGGTGCAGAGTTCCGGCAACAATCCGCTCAAGCACAGCACGGACAGCGGCGAAGCGCTGAGCGCCCTGCTGCGCGGTGGCAAGCCCGGCCAGCTATCGGCCGAACAGGCCATCGGCCGCGCCTTTCGCGACCTGCAAGCACATCAGGTGGCGCTGCTGGCTGCCAGCCGCGCGGCCGTCCACGCAATGTTCGAGCAACTGGCACCAGAGCAGCTGGCGCTGCGTTTCGAACGCGAGGGCCGCAAACCGCTGATCGCCACCTCCGGCAGTCGCTGGCGCGCCTATCGCAGGCTGCATCAGAGCCTCGGCCAGGATGCCGACTGGAGCGAGCGACTGTTCGCCCGCGACTTTGCCAAGACCTATGAGGAGCAGGTGCGCCTGATCGCCACGCTCGATTCCACCCATCAAGGATGA
- the tssJ gene encoding type VI secretion system lipoprotein TssJ, which yields MSRRITLAMLASLLVLGGCSALSPYSKLTKLDLELHGSDRLNPDLNGRPSPIVLRLLELKHPVAFENGDFFALYQRPKEVLAPDLVTSEELELRPGESRELRLSVQDGSRYVGVLAAYRDLPEASWRYVIAVPPQERTHVALSLDERGIALLDPLAEEGQ from the coding sequence ATGTCTCGTCGCATCACTCTGGCCATGCTGGCCTCGCTGCTCGTGCTGGGCGGCTGCTCGGCGCTGTCGCCCTACTCCAAGCTGACCAAGCTCGACCTCGAACTGCACGGCAGCGACCGTCTCAACCCCGACCTCAACGGCCGGCCCTCGCCGATCGTCCTGCGCCTGCTGGAGCTCAAGCATCCGGTGGCGTTCGAGAACGGCGACTTCTTCGCCCTCTACCAGCGGCCCAAGGAAGTCCTGGCGCCAGACCTGGTGACCTCCGAGGAACTGGAACTGCGTCCCGGCGAGAGCCGTGAACTCAGGCTCTCGGTGCAGGACGGCAGTCGCTACGTCGGCGTACTGGCGGCCTACCGCGACCTGCCGGAAGCCAGCTGGCGCTACGTCATCGCCGTGCCGCCGCAAGAGCGCACCCATGTCGCCTTGAGCCTGGACGAGCGCGGCATCGCGCTGCTCGACCCGCTCGCCGAAGAAGGACAGTAA
- the tssK gene encoding type VI secretion system baseplate subunit TssK, protein MSLQKVVWQEGMLLRPQHFQQSDRYYDHQLKARTQKLGNYAWGFFNLEIDRQFLNMGKLVLSQASGILPDGTLFELGSEREPLALDIPPNTGSTPVYLALPLVTGNHIETRRPEQKDVLARYTAHELDVADSNAGDSSSSQVSTGLPDFRLLLGEQQSDQAYVKLQLCEVLDTTPDGVISLDPEFIPTYVNFQASGYLLSCLKEVISMLAHRGDTLAERISATGKVGGAEVGDFMMLQLINRHEPVLRHYLGVEQVHPEQIYRDLLGLLGELATFSSESKRPRLDGRYQHSDQGASFRKLMDAIRQVLSMVLEQHAIELLLQQRQYGIQVSPLHDHKLLGTASFVLAASAQCDSETLRNRLPAHLKIGPVERIRQLVNLHLPGIRLKPLPVAPRQIPFHAGKTYFALELSSEDQAQLERSGGFAFHVSGDFAGLELKFWAVRD, encoded by the coding sequence ATGAGCCTGCAAAAAGTTGTCTGGCAGGAAGGCATGCTGCTGCGCCCGCAGCACTTCCAGCAAAGCGATCGCTACTACGACCACCAGCTCAAGGCGCGCACCCAGAAGCTGGGTAACTATGCCTGGGGGTTCTTCAACCTGGAGATCGACCGCCAGTTCCTCAACATGGGCAAGCTGGTGCTCAGCCAGGCCAGCGGCATCCTACCGGACGGTACGCTGTTCGAGCTGGGCAGCGAGCGCGAGCCACTGGCCCTGGACATCCCGCCGAACACCGGCAGTACACCGGTATACCTTGCGCTGCCGCTGGTCACCGGCAACCACATTGAGACCCGCCGCCCCGAACAGAAGGACGTGCTGGCGCGCTACACCGCCCATGAGCTGGATGTCGCCGACTCCAATGCCGGCGACAGCAGCTCCAGCCAGGTCAGCACCGGGCTGCCGGATTTCCGCCTGCTGCTGGGCGAGCAGCAGAGCGACCAGGCCTACGTGAAGCTGCAGCTGTGCGAGGTGCTCGACACCACGCCGGACGGGGTCATCAGCCTCGACCCCGAGTTCATTCCGACCTACGTCAACTTCCAGGCTTCGGGCTACCTGCTGTCCTGCCTGAAGGAAGTGATCAGCATGCTCGCCCACCGCGGCGATACCCTCGCCGAGCGCATCAGCGCCACCGGCAAGGTGGGTGGCGCCGAGGTCGGCGACTTCATGATGCTGCAGCTGATCAACCGTCACGAGCCGGTGCTGCGCCACTACCTGGGCGTGGAGCAGGTACACCCGGAGCAGATCTACCGCGACCTGCTTGGCCTGCTTGGCGAGTTGGCGACCTTCTCCAGCGAGAGCAAGCGCCCGCGCCTGGATGGCCGTTACCAGCATAGTGACCAGGGCGCGAGCTTCCGCAAGCTGATGGACGCGATCCGCCAGGTGCTGTCGATGGTGCTCGAGCAGCACGCCATCGAACTGCTGCTGCAGCAGCGCCAGTACGGTATCCAGGTATCGCCACTGCATGACCACAAGCTGCTCGGCACGGCCTCCTTCGTGCTCGCCGCCAGCGCCCAATGCGATTCCGAAACCCTGCGCAACCGCCTGCCGGCGCACCTGAAGATCGGCCCGGTGGAACGCATCCGCCAACTGGTCAACCTGCATCTGCCGGGCATCCGCCTCAAGCCGCTGCCGGTGGCGCCGCGGCAGATCCCCTTCCATGCCGGCAAGACCTATTTCGCGCTGGAGCTCAGCTCCGAGGACCAGGCGCAGCTGGAGCGCTCCGGCGGCTTTGCCTTCCATGTGTCCGGTGACTTCGCCGGGCTCGAACTGAAATTCTGGGCGGTCAGGGACTGA
- the icmH gene encoding type IVB secretion system protein IcmH/DotU: MIKEMDYGQNDHTVIVNRAGEAPAQSPLTDFDTPPRFEQLEERMIYAARLRPAETFNISLNPLVAAASPLLSEVVRLKHSLDSEDLQALHRQLSSAIKLFEHRSLHDGAESSQVMAARYVLCTILDEAVVTTPWGNESEWSQMSLLSSFHNETFGGEKFFQLLERLARNPVKHLPMLELMYLCLSLGFEGKYRVLPRGMLELEAVRDSLYRQIRQMRGDIPRELSPHWEGLKDSRRRLVRIVPWWMVALFTLMCLGVIYGGFAWVLGEQRESVLQPYRSLDMDAGDSTFSGMK; this comes from the coding sequence ATGATCAAGGAAATGGATTACGGACAGAACGACCACACGGTCATCGTCAACCGCGCCGGCGAAGCGCCGGCACAGAGCCCGCTGACCGACTTCGACACCCCGCCGCGCTTCGAGCAGCTGGAGGAACGGATGATCTACGCCGCCCGCCTGCGCCCGGCGGAAACCTTCAACATCAGTCTCAATCCGCTGGTGGCCGCCGCCTCGCCGCTACTGTCGGAAGTGGTACGGCTCAAGCACAGCCTGGACAGCGAAGACCTGCAGGCACTGCACCGGCAATTGAGCAGTGCGATCAAGCTGTTCGAGCACCGCTCGCTGCATGATGGCGCCGAAAGCAGCCAGGTGATGGCGGCGCGCTACGTGCTCTGCACCATTCTCGACGAGGCCGTGGTGACCACGCCCTGGGGCAACGAGAGTGAATGGTCGCAGATGAGCCTGCTGTCCTCCTTCCACAACGAGACCTTCGGCGGCGAGAAGTTCTTCCAACTACTCGAGCGACTGGCGCGCAACCCGGTCAAGCACCTGCCGATGCTGGAGCTGATGTACCTGTGCCTGTCCCTTGGCTTCGAGGGCAAGTACCGCGTGCTACCGCGCGGCATGCTCGAGCTGGAAGCGGTGCGCGACAGCCTCTACCGGCAGATCCGGCAGATGCGCGGCGATATACCGCGCGAGCTGTCGCCGCATTGGGAAGGCCTCAAGGACAGCCGCCGGCGCCTGGTGCGCATCGTGCCCTGGTGGATGGTCGCGCTGTTCACTCTGATGTGCCTCGGAGTGATCTACGGCGGTTTCGCCTGGGTGCTCGGCGAACAGCGCGAGAGCGTGCTGCAACCCTATCGCTCGCTGGACATGGATGCCGGCGACTCCACTTTTTCAGGGATGAAATGA